CGCAAAGCCGCGTCCCTGCTCGCCGGCGCGCGCCGCTTCCACGGCGGCGTTCAAGGCAAGGATGTTGGTCTGGAACGCGATGCCGTCGATGACGCTGATGATGTCGACGATCTTGCGCGCGGATTCATTGATCGATCCCATGGTGGTAACGACTTCGGACACCACCGCTCCGCCCCTGACCGCCACCTCTGCCGCGGACAGCGCGAGCTGGTTGGCCTGCCGCGCGTTGTCACCGTTCTGCTTGACCGTGCCGGTCAGCTCCTCCATCGAGGATGCGGTTTCCTCCAGCGAACCGGCCTGCTGCTCGGTGCGCGACGACAGGTCCAGATTGCCGGTCGCGATCTGGCTGGACGCGGTGCCGATCATGTCGGTGGCGACACGCACGTTCTGCACGATGCCCGTCAGGCTGGCGTTCATGTCCTTCAAGGCGCGCAGCAGCTGTCCGATCTCGTTCGTGGACGACACCTCAATGTCGCCGGTAAGGTCGCCTTCGGCCACGCGGCGCGCGATCGCGATTGCCTGATCGAGCGGCACAGTGATGCTGCGCACGAGGAAGAAACCGATCGCGACAGCGAGCAGCGCACCGGCCGCCGCCACACCCAGCATGAAATAGAACATGCCGGCGATATCGGCCTCGACCTGCGCGCTGTTGGCTTGCGCGCGCTGCCCCATGGAATCGGTCAGCTCCTTCAACGCGCCGTCCGCAACCCGGTACGTCGGGTTGATCGTCTTGATGAGCACCATCTCGCTGTCATCCCACTTGCCGGCGCGAATCGCGTCGGCCGCGGCACTGATGCCGTCGATCCCCAGCTTGCCGCTCCTGGCGTGCCAGTCGTCGGCCAGCTTGCGCTCGTCCGCGGTGGCGATGCCGGCCATGTAGCGCGCCCAGATGTCGTTGATCTCGCTCGTGGTGTCGTTGATGACCTTGAAGTGAACGTCGATCGGATGATCATGCAGCTTTGCCCAATCCGTCACCGGGTTATGCTGCAGCGTCTGCAGAATCTGGCTGCGATTGACCTCCATCTTGAAGCGGATCTTTTCGACGATTGCCGCCGCTTTCACGTCTTTGAGCGCGATGCTCTGCAGCTGGTCCACCGTATGCTTAGTGCCGTAGATTCCCAGTCCGCCGATGACCAGCACCAATGCGGTGAGAACTCCCAGCGCCAGAATGACGAGCGTCTTGATTTTGAGATTCTTGAACATGCCGTGACTCCTCTATTGATCTTTGCAAAAACCAGTCGGTCAGTGCTGGCTA
The Noviherbaspirillum cavernae DNA segment above includes these coding regions:
- a CDS encoding methyl-accepting chemotaxis protein; this translates as MFKNLKIKTLVILALGVLTALVLVIGGLGIYGTKHTVDQLQSIALKDVKAAAIVEKIRFKMEVNRSQILQTLQHNPVTDWAKLHDHPIDVHFKVINDTTSEINDIWARYMAGIATADERKLADDWHARSGKLGIDGISAAADAIRAGKWDDSEMVLIKTINPTYRVADGALKELTDSMGQRAQANSAQVEADIAGMFYFMLGVAAAGALLAVAIGFFLVRSITVPLDQAIAIARRVAEGDLTGDIEVSSTNEIGQLLRALKDMNASLTGIVQNVRVATDMIGTASSQIATGNLDLSSRTEQQAGSLEETASSMEELTGTVKQNGDNARQANQLALSAAEVAVRGGAVVSEVVTTMGSINESARKIVDIISVIDGIAFQTNILALNAAVEAARAGEQGRGFAVVATEVRNLAQRSAGAAKEIKMLIGDSVEKVGVGAKLVDQAGATMNEIVDSVKRVTDIMGEIASASQEQSAGIEQVNQAVAQMDQMTQQNATLVEEAAAAAESLEGQAQNLVQVVSVFKLVEMPAAAQAPSPSARVVDMRRSAINLTQAKTARHVPLADKPRLTAIAS